The following are from one region of the Lytechinus variegatus isolate NC3 chromosome 4, Lvar_3.0, whole genome shotgun sequence genome:
- the LOC121412759 gene encoding uncharacterized protein LOC121412759, producing MPVSLSVWRVRIGTFLRRFHHDPKKEADQSKENANANSQNPSSNGSLIDERSKAVSTSCQQPPSSGDVELKTCKTESPSNISSNKIGVCSETLSTAAIPDCDTVNGSPCDIRSPGDIAQHGSLCADDRILSTCSTDSTGKESTPVSDSSDTKTPEPWDLDELDMRYITINGVSPISLCDSTQISEPDQPDGTSESFSQVARAVAGNQDDGKHDQKDTSNSLPPGIHGQFSPSSELDTSSKAEHTLCMREIAGFHGTPISTGSRSRSSLGDADEIQRNLFCSGMANVLLLRSGDVEQNPGPSTKPGNLTEFELHLLADGMDPSDFTKVGLALGFTEAQLCRFERDNIGYIMQATYKMLCEWLKTVLQDEAREILSNKLKDINLVQLANKLQKGQVGDHILSLTEEEFQRVIKEVKKYSAIHHCQIQADPLNSELLLEFKRIFTNLKLMEEDKGTKDMTPLLYEDLLKTKVNGVFPQRLLVEGEGGVGKTTLCAKIVWDWIHGAGYEEFRLILLVLLREVKDKTIGEVIMSYLPDDIKVTAMQLNKYVFSHQKDVLLVLDGFDELAGDLDSCYQIALIILNRLFKSGKVLITSRRWRSDEIRKITELRKVYAFIAVEGFSNENLSSYITKFFHPDTTSSEDLNRFISNNDVIRENMAPFPIYTAMLCIMWKDFDSERREAMSKLQTFSQLIDEMVQFLVDHYLSKRDTSAGDIGRELNMKRKEILCHLSDIGCLALQGLNERRLVFTEQEFQRWPGSMETGCEVGVLTKQTQTPSRRERRHSFHSAVTFMQFPHKLFQEYLSGMFLASLHNSDRSEYDKLMKDIIGKSGEFQALLYFTSAQQKEVGLDIVSRLTKQRSDNDFIVDVAYESQDQTVAKAVADHLSSSSRKTLRIGFSMKAHTVSGHIFIMNQRVVVSEFGILII from the exons ATGCCTGTCTCTCTCAGTGTCTGGCGTGTCAGGATCGGCACCTTTCTGAGGAGGTTCCACCATGATCCGAAGAAAGAAGCTGATCAATCAAAGGAAAATGCCAATGCCAATAGCCAGAATCCATCTAGCAATGGCTCTTTAATCGATGAAAGGAGCAAAGCTGTCAGTACATCCTGTCAACAACCTCCGTCTTCTGGTGATGTAGAACTGAAAACCTGCAAAACTGAATCTCCAAGTAACATCAGCAGTAACAAGATTGGTGTGTGTTCGGAGACTCTGTCGACCGCGGCCATTCCTGATTGTGATACCGTCAATGGATCTCCGTGTGATATCAGAAGCCCCGGTGATATCGCTCAACATGGATCGCTGTGTGCTGATGACCGCATCCTTTCAACTTGTTCAACAGATTCGACAGGGAAGGAATCCACTCCTGTCTCTGATTCTTCTGACACAAAGACTCCAGAGCCTTGGGACCTTGACGAGTTAGACATGAGATACATAACCATTAATGGCGTATCTCCTATTAGCCTCTGCGATTCAACTCAGATAAGTGAGCCAGACCAACCTGATGGTACATCGGAGTCATTCTCACAGGTAGCTAGAGCCGTCGCTGGCAATCAAGATGACGGCAAGCATGACCAGAAAGATACATCAAATTCTTTACCGCCGGGGATACATGGCCAATTTTCACCTAGTTCTGAACTGGATACATCTAGCAAAGCTGAACACACATTGTGTATGAGG GAGATCGCAGGGTTTCACGGAACACCAATTTCTACAGGCAGTAGATCACGTTCATCTCTTGGAGACGCAGATGAAATACAAAGGAATTTATTCTGTTCTGGTATGGCCAACGTGCTTCTACTGAGGTCTGGTGACGTGGAGCAAAACCCCGGTCCAAGCACCAA ACCGGGTAATCTAACTGAGTTTGAACTCCATCTCCTTGCTGACGGAATGGATCCATCAGACTTCACGAAGGTTGGACTAGCTTTAGGATTCACTGAGGCTCAACTATGTCGGTTTGAGAGAGATAACATTGGATACATAATGCAAGCTACCTATAAGATGCTTTGCGAATGGCTGAAGACAGTACTACAAGATGAAGCGAGGGAGATACTATCCAACAAGTTAAAAGACATCAATCTCGTACAGCTCGCCAACAAATTACAGAAAG GTCAGGTCGGAGATCACATACTATCACTGACAGAAGAGGAATTCCAACGGGTCATCAAAGAGGTCAAGAAATATTCTGCTATTCACCACTGTCAAATTCAAGCCGATCCACTTAACAGCGAGCTTTTACTTGAATTTAAACGGATTTTCACAAATCTGAAGTTGATGGAAGAAGATAAGGGAACAAAGGATATGACACCGCTTCTCTATGAAGACCTACTCAAGACCAAGGTAAACGGAGTCTTTCCTCAACGTTTGTTGGTTGAAGGTGAAGGTGGTGTGGGGAAGACAACTCTCTGTGCAAAGATCGTTTGGGACTGGATTCATGGAGCAGGTTACGAGGAATTCAGACTGATACTTCTCGTCCTCCTTCGTGAAGTAAAGGATAAAACCATTGGAGAGGTCATAATGTCTTACCTCCCAGACGACATCAAGGTTACAGCCATGCAGCTAAACAAGTATGTCTTTTCCCATCAGAAAGACGTCCTTCTTGTTCTGGACGGTTTTGACGAGTTAGCTGGCGATCTTGATAGCTGTTACCAAATCGCCCTTATCATCCTGAATCGGCTGTTCAAGTCAGGGAAAGTGCTAATCACATCAAGACGATGGAGATCAGATGAGATACGGAAGATTACAGAGCTTAGAAAGGTTTATGCCTTCATTGCCGTGGAAGGTTTCTCTAATGAAAATCTTTCCTCCTACATCACCAAGTTCTTCCATCCAGACACAACTTCATCTGAAGATTTGAATCGATTCATATCGAACAACGATGTGATCAGAGAGAACATGGCCCCCTTCCCAATATACACAGCAATGCTGTGTATTATGTGGAAAGACTTTGACAGCGAACGCCGTGAGGCAATGTCCAAACTGCAAACTTTCTCTCAGCTGATAGACGAGATGGTCCAATTTTTGGTTGATCATTATCTTTCCAAGCGTGATACGTCTGCAGGTGACATTGGCAGAGAACTGAATATGAAACGTAAGGAGATTCTGTGTCATCTGTCTGATATCGGTTGTCTTGCCTTGCAGGGGCTCAATGAGAGGAGACTGGTGTTCACTGAACAAGAATTCCAGCGCTGGCCGGGATCTATGGAAACAGGTTGCGAAGTCGGAGTGCTCACTAAGCAAACCCAAACCCCTtcgaggagagagagaagacaCAGTTTTCATTCAGCAGTCACATTTATGCAGTTTCCTCATAAGCTCTTTCAGGAGTATCTATCAGGGATGTTTCTAGCATCTCTCCACAATTCAGACAGGAGCGAATACGACAAGTTAATGAAGGATATCATTGGAAAATCAGGAGAATTCCAGGCGCTTCTGTACTTCACCTCAGCACAGCAGAAGGAGGTCGGATTGGATATCGTATCTCGTCTAACCAAACAACGCAGTGATAATGACTTCATTGTTGATGTAGCATATGAGAGTCAAGACCAAACAGTGGCTAAAGCTGTGGCAGATCATCTATCGAGTTCATCCAGGAAGACACTTCGTATCGGGTTTTCGATGAAGGCACACACGGTATCAGGACATATCtttatcatgaatcaacgtGTAGTGGTAAGCGAATTTGGAATACTAATTATATAA